A genome region from Mercenaria mercenaria strain notata chromosome 11, MADL_Memer_1, whole genome shotgun sequence includes the following:
- the LOC123533028 gene encoding solute carrier family 28 member 3-like produces the protein MIVALSIIEFLDKTVEWFGNRVNIHISLKLMLSYVSYPFVYIMGVDEEDCLRAGEMLGIRTLSVAGIPYQQLGDLIENRKVLMAYMAKFNETITDDRGNDIFLPQWNQTLTGGVFSESSELIVSYALCGFASIPMIGMTLGALTVIIPDRAPEVTKLSFRALVAGTIASYLTACVAGLVS, from the exons ATGATTGTGGCGTTATCTATCATTGAATTTTTGGACAAAACTGTTGAATGGTTTGGGAACAGAGTAAATATTCATATAAGTTTAAAG CTTATGCTGTCATATGTGTCTTACCCATTCGTATATATAATGGGAGTTGATGAAGAAGACTGTCTCCGTGCAGGGGAAATGTTAGGAATCCGAACACTCTCTGTAGCAGGGATTCCATATCAGCAACTAGGAGATCTTATTGAAAACAGGAAAGTGTTAATGGCCTATATGGCAAAATTCAATGAAACTATCACAGACGACAGAGGCAATGACATTTTCTTACCACAGTGGAACCAAACATTAACTGGAGGAGTATTTTCG GAGAGTTCAGAATTGATTGTGTCATATGCATTGTGTGGATTCGCATCTATTCCGATGATTGGAATGACCCTTGGCGCATTGACCGTCATCATTCCTGACAGAGCACCGGAAGTAACGAAACTTTCCTTTAGAGCACTTGTAGCTGGGACTATAGCGAGCTATCTCACAGCATGTGTGGCAG GTTTGGTATCTTAG